The Candidatus Kryptonium sp. genome contains a region encoding:
- a CDS encoding sodium:solute symporter has translation MNFGLIDWLIVVAYLLGVLIFGIISGGKQKNTADYFLGARRIPWLAVCFAVVATETSALTFLSIPGVAYATNLNFLQLAFGYILGRIAVSFIFLPAYYRGELATAYQFLGIRFGRKVRNFASIVFMVTRLAADGVRLFTTAIPLAIILKNSGQFVNWSDAQIYITSIAVVSFVTFLYTFIGGVRAVIWMDVVQMFIYIGGAIAAIIVLGSKIDGGISQVLSFSAEKFKIINWGFDKPLKDFFSQPYTLLASLIGGAFLSMASHGADQLIVQRLLTTDSLKNSQKALITTGFIVALQFFMFLFLGLMLYTFYNGANMNPNEVFADFIVKYMPSGISGLIIAGLFAAAMSTLAGSMSSLASSAMIDIYKPYFGKNIDEKKELIVSRIITAIWAILLVGSAMFFMRTERTVVELALSIASFTYGGLLGTFLLGVLSKNVNENSALIAFISGVLMMVYVILNTKIAWTWHTFIGAGTTIIVGNLVQALVDKFNGRRS, from the coding sequence ATGAATTTCGGTTTAATTGATTGGTTAATCGTTGTTGCCTATCTTCTCGGGGTTTTAATCTTTGGAATAATTTCTGGCGGAAAGCAAAAAAACACAGCGGATTATTTCCTTGGAGCGAGACGAATTCCATGGCTTGCGGTTTGCTTCGCTGTCGTTGCAACAGAGACGAGCGCGTTGACATTTTTAAGCATACCAGGGGTTGCATATGCAACAAACTTAAATTTCCTGCAGCTTGCGTTTGGATATATTCTCGGAAGAATTGCTGTAAGTTTCATTTTCCTTCCAGCTTACTATCGTGGGGAACTTGCAACAGCGTATCAGTTCCTTGGAATAAGATTCGGACGAAAAGTAAGAAATTTTGCCTCAATTGTTTTCATGGTAACACGACTTGCTGCGGATGGTGTGCGCCTTTTTACAACTGCAATACCTCTTGCGATAATTTTGAAAAATTCAGGACAATTCGTCAATTGGTCAGATGCTCAAATTTACATAACCTCAATTGCCGTCGTTTCGTTTGTGACCTTTCTTTACACATTTATTGGTGGCGTTAGAGCAGTTATATGGATGGATGTCGTTCAAATGTTTATCTACATAGGTGGAGCTATTGCAGCGATCATAGTGCTTGGAAGCAAAATTGATGGTGGGATTTCACAAGTGTTAAGTTTTTCAGCGGAAAAATTCAAAATTATAAATTGGGGTTTTGATAAACCTTTAAAAGATTTCTTCTCCCAACCATATACATTGCTTGCAAGTTTAATTGGCGGTGCCTTCCTTTCAATGGCTTCACACGGAGCTGACCAACTTATTGTCCAGCGACTTCTTACAACCGATTCTTTGAAGAACAGTCAAAAAGCGTTAATTACAACTGGTTTCATCGTTGCACTTCAATTTTTCATGTTTCTGTTTCTCGGTTTAATGCTTTATACCTTTTACAATGGTGCAAATATGAATCCAAATGAGGTTTTCGCTGATTTCATCGTGAAATATATGCCATCTGGAATCTCCGGTTTGATAATAGCTGGACTTTTTGCAGCTGCTATGTCAACTCTTGCTGGCTCAATGAGTTCCCTTGCTTCATCGGCTATGATTGATATCTATAAACCATACTTCGGAAAAAATATAGATGAGAAGAAAGAATTAATTGTTTCAAGAATAATAACTGCGATATGGGCAATTCTTCTTGTTGGATCAGCGATGTTTTTCATGAGGACAGAAAGAACAGTAGTTGAACTTGCTTTAAGCATTGCTTCATTTACATATGGCGGACTACTTGGGACATTTCTCCTCGGGGTTTTATCTAAAAATGTTAACGAAAACAGCGCATTGATTGCATTTATATCCGGAGTTTTGATGATGGTTTATGTAATTTTAAACACGAAAATAGCCTGGACTTGGCATACATTCATTGGCGCTGGAACAACAATAATCGTAGGAAATTTGGTTCAGGCATTAGTTGATAAGTTTAATGGGCGCAGAAGTTGA
- a CDS encoding DUF5618 family protein yields MRKRNKIKKLLKPQETFVEAFEFANELYRNALKTLSESPVENGRYRNIKKVSEACGTAYIAVLRAIEGEMLRRGLSPDEFPENVIEYRKFLRSLPKNGKLIDAFNTVYENLHILGYYRHGADEAVIKSGFEKAKEIINKLTGKK; encoded by the coding sequence ATGCGAAAAAGGAACAAAATAAAAAAACTCCTTAAGCCGCAGGAAACTTTTGTAGAAGCTTTTGAATTTGCGAATGAATTGTACCGAAACGCGCTGAAAACGCTTTCGGAGTCCCCTGTAGAAAATGGTAGATATAGAAACATAAAAAAGGTTTCAGAGGCGTGTGGAACTGCATATATTGCAGTGTTGAGAGCAATAGAGGGCGAAATGTTAAGAAGGGGGCTTTCTCCTGATGAATTCCCAGAAAATGTAATTGAATACAGAAAATTTTTAAGAAGCTTGCCCAAAAATGGAAAATTGATTGACGCTTTCAACACGGTTTATGAAAACCTGCATATTTTGGGGTATTATAGACATGGTGCAGATGAGGCAGTGATCAAAAGTGGTTTTGAGAAGGCCAAAGAAATAATTAATAAATTAA
- a CDS encoding STAS domain-containing protein — protein MNFELLKPVKDTLVFKLNEKKLDAIIAPELKAEFLALCQSGMKKLIIDLSQVEYCDSSGLSSLLFCERRMRENKGVVILTGVGDRILNLLKITKLDSLFQVLPTVEDALSLKTKK, from the coding sequence ATGAACTTTGAACTATTAAAGCCGGTCAAAGATACATTAGTTTTCAAGTTGAACGAGAAAAAACTTGATGCGATCATAGCGCCTGAATTGAAAGCAGAATTTTTGGCTTTATGTCAAAGTGGAATGAAGAAATTAATAATTGATTTATCTCAAGTTGAATATTGCGATAGCTCTGGTCTAAGCTCGCTTTTATTTTGTGAAAGAAGGATGCGCGAAAACAAGGGAGTTGTAATTCTCACTGGGGTGGGCGATAGGATTTTGAACTTGTTAAAAATAACGAAACTTGATTCACTTTTCCAAGTCTTACCTACTGTTGAAGATGCTCTTTCTTTAAAAACAAAAAAATGA